The following proteins are encoded in a genomic region of Sorangiineae bacterium MSr12523:
- a CDS encoding YbhB/YbcL family Raf kinase inhibitor-like protein — MRYFSSNLAILLAAACSTMACKSVGGLAPNPAPGVTVATIAVTSQAFTEGGPIPVDAGCDGKDVFPGLIWSAPPPGTRSLTLIVDDPDAPSGTFTHYIAFNLPPELRALREGGDPVKEGGRLGRNDFDAVRYNGPCPPKSTEHHYRFTLYALDTPLGVKEGSQTADVVKAMNGHLLGQGTLTGRFGH, encoded by the coding sequence ATGCGTTACTTCTCATCGAACCTCGCCATCCTGCTCGCGGCCGCGTGCAGCACGATGGCCTGCAAATCGGTAGGAGGCCTCGCTCCGAACCCGGCCCCGGGCGTCACGGTCGCCACCATCGCCGTCACGAGTCAGGCCTTCACGGAAGGCGGTCCCATCCCCGTCGACGCAGGGTGTGATGGGAAAGACGTCTTCCCTGGCTTGATCTGGAGCGCCCCGCCGCCCGGCACGCGCTCGCTCACCCTCATCGTCGACGATCCCGATGCGCCATCGGGAACGTTCACGCATTACATCGCCTTCAATCTTCCGCCCGAGTTGCGCGCCCTACGCGAAGGCGGCGATCCCGTCAAGGAAGGTGGCCGTCTCGGCCGCAACGACTTCGACGCGGTCCGCTACAACGGTCCCTGCCCTCCCAAGAGCACCGAGCACCATTACCGGTTCACGCTTTATGCGCTGGATACCCCGCTCGGGGTCAAGGAGGGTTCCCAAACTGCCGATGTCGTGAAGGCGATGAATGGGCATTTGCTTGGGCAGGGGACGTTGACGGGGAGGTTTGGGCATTAG
- a CDS encoding hydroxymethylglutaryl-CoA lyase: protein MIDLSRLPERVSIYEVSPRDGLQNEKVTVSTPDKIRLIDALAQAGLQRIEITSFVSPKWIPQLADADELAGHIKPPPGVTFSALCPNPKGLSRAKAAGLEEIAVFLSASETHNKKNINKTIDETLLEFEETVPPARAAGMRVRGYVSTVWGCPYEGEVEIERSHAIAMRLIELGCYQVSLGDTIGCGTPRQTARILDRMLKDIPAPKIAMHMHDTRGTALANILVGLGIGIRDFDASVGGLGGCPYAPGAAGNMATEDLVYMLHGMGIETGIDLEKLVWAGKAAESIVGRPLPGKVHQSGVRSLRA, encoded by the coding sequence ATGATCGATCTGTCCCGGCTTCCCGAACGCGTGTCCATCTACGAGGTCTCCCCGCGGGATGGCCTTCAAAACGAGAAAGTCACCGTGTCGACGCCGGACAAAATCCGGCTCATCGATGCCCTGGCCCAAGCGGGTCTGCAGCGCATCGAAATCACGAGCTTCGTCTCGCCCAAGTGGATCCCCCAGCTCGCCGATGCCGACGAACTCGCAGGGCACATCAAGCCGCCACCCGGCGTGACCTTCTCCGCCCTGTGCCCGAATCCAAAGGGCCTTTCGCGCGCCAAGGCCGCCGGTCTCGAAGAGATTGCCGTGTTTCTCAGCGCCAGTGAGACGCACAACAAGAAGAACATCAATAAGACGATTGATGAGACGTTGCTCGAGTTCGAGGAAACGGTTCCGCCGGCGCGGGCTGCGGGCATGCGCGTGCGCGGCTACGTCTCGACGGTGTGGGGCTGCCCCTACGAGGGCGAGGTCGAAATCGAGCGATCCCACGCCATTGCGATGCGGCTGATCGAGCTGGGCTGCTACCAGGTTTCACTGGGCGATACGATTGGTTGCGGTACGCCCCGCCAGACGGCGCGCATCCTGGACCGCATGCTCAAGGACATTCCAGCGCCGAAAATCGCGATGCACATGCACGATACCCGCGGCACCGCGCTGGCGAACATCCTGGTGGGCCTGGGTATCGGGATTCGCGACTTCGATGCCTCCGTGGGTGGCCTTGGCGGGTGTCCCTATGCGCCGGGGGCTGCGGGCAACATGGCCACGGAAGACCTGGTTTACATGCTCCACGGAATGGGCATCGAGACCGGTATCGACCTCGAGAAGCTCGTTTGGGCCGGAAAAGCGGCGGAGAGCATCGTTGGGCGACCACTTCCGGGGAAAGTGCATCAATCAGGAGTGCGAAGCCTACGCGCCTAA
- a CDS encoding DUF192 domain-containing protein: MKRFLRSAAISVFSPLIVASACTRTPPEPTSTSAASSSPAAAAQSVSSSPSEQPARCILATPVTPPPAAAPAPAGRCPKDPNPHLLSMVDLSIETGRGPVPLKAELAHTEAETERGLMFRTQMPEEQGMLFDLGPRREHSFWMRNTCIPLDMLFIDTDGLIVGILENVPTLNDTERTVGCASSWVLEMNAGWCRRHGVRAGQTMKLPH; the protein is encoded by the coding sequence ATGAAACGGTTTCTTCGTTCCGCGGCAATCAGCGTGTTTTCCCCGCTGATCGTAGCCAGCGCTTGCACCCGCACCCCTCCCGAGCCGACGTCGACCTCGGCAGCGTCATCGAGCCCGGCAGCGGCCGCGCAGTCCGTTTCATCCAGCCCGAGCGAGCAGCCGGCGCGCTGCATTTTGGCCACACCTGTGACACCGCCGCCCGCGGCCGCGCCTGCGCCCGCAGGGCGTTGCCCGAAGGATCCGAACCCGCATCTGCTTTCGATGGTCGACCTATCGATTGAAACGGGGCGAGGCCCGGTGCCGCTCAAAGCGGAGCTTGCGCATACGGAGGCGGAGACCGAGCGCGGGCTGATGTTCCGCACGCAAATGCCGGAAGAGCAGGGCATGCTCTTCGATCTGGGCCCGCGCCGGGAGCACTCGTTCTGGATGCGCAATACCTGCATCCCGCTGGACATGCTCTTCATCGACACCGACGGGCTGATCGTCGGCATTCTGGAGAACGTTCCAACGTTGAACGACACCGAGCGCACGGTGGGCTGCGCATCGTCTTGGGTGCTCGAGATGAACGCCGGTTGGTGCCGCCGCCATGGGGTGCGGGCGGGGCAGACCATGAAGCTTCCCCACTGA
- a CDS encoding peptidylprolyl isomerase: MTSLTRSASAVSVASLVGVLALALGGCSRTQPEIETKKDPAAAAPATAASGAELNSGLGSKPSAAAKAGDPLEGKFTLADATKDISGTGALIATMDTSEGELKCKLLEDKAPTTVANFVGLATGARTWQDPKGAWVNRPAYDGTTFHRIIKGFMIQGGDAKGNGSGEPGYVIPDEKWAGGKHDRAGLLCMANRGPNTNGAQFFITDAAAPHLDVSYTIFGECSPVDTIHKIAGVKVRGESPETPVTIKSVKIAREKPGKGGSAKDASK, translated from the coding sequence ATGACCTCCCTTACTCGCTCCGCCTCAGCTGTTTCGGTTGCCTCGTTGGTTGGCGTTCTTGCCCTTGCGCTGGGCGGCTGTAGCCGTACGCAGCCCGAGATCGAGACGAAGAAAGATCCGGCCGCGGCGGCCCCTGCGACGGCGGCGAGTGGCGCCGAGCTCAACTCGGGGCTCGGTTCGAAGCCTTCGGCGGCGGCCAAGGCGGGCGATCCGCTGGAGGGCAAGTTCACCCTCGCGGACGCGACGAAGGACATTTCAGGGACGGGCGCCCTCATCGCCACGATGGACACGAGCGAGGGCGAGCTCAAATGCAAGCTGCTCGAGGACAAGGCCCCGACGACGGTGGCCAACTTCGTCGGCCTCGCGACGGGCGCGCGCACTTGGCAGGATCCGAAGGGAGCCTGGGTCAACCGCCCCGCCTATGATGGGACGACGTTCCACCGCATCATCAAGGGCTTCATGATCCAGGGCGGCGACGCCAAGGGCAACGGCAGCGGCGAGCCGGGCTATGTCATTCCCGACGAGAAGTGGGCGGGCGGCAAACACGATCGCGCGGGCCTTCTCTGCATGGCCAACCGCGGCCCCAACACGAACGGTGCGCAGTTCTTCATCACCGACGCCGCGGCCCCTCACCTCGACGTGAGCTACACGATCTTCGGCGAGTGCTCGCCGGTGGACACGATCCACAAGATCGCCGGCGTCAAGGTCCGCGGCGAGTCACCGGAGACCCCGGTGACGATCAAGAGCGTGAAGATTGCGCGCGAGAAGCCCGGCAAGGGCGGCAGCGCGAAAGACGCTTCGAAGTAG
- a CDS encoding NAD(P)-dependent oxidoreductase encodes MHIAFLGTGLIGAGMVQGMRKRGERVRVWNRTSEKARALESVGAEATATPIEAVRGASRVHIAVSDDAAVDAILAAIDTTLDAKTPIIDHTTASPAGTAVRYERLGARGVPFLHAPVFMSPQACRESSGIMLASGPRANFEALEPALRPMTGNLWWIGERPDLAASFKLFGNTMIFTITGGVADILTLARSLGISGEQALTLFQHHKAASTIDIRGAKMAQGNFTPSFELAMARKDIRLMLEAAAQGDAPLTVLPALAKRFDELIAQGHGGDDVGVIARDAVKK; translated from the coding sequence ATGCACATAGCTTTTTTGGGAACGGGCCTCATTGGTGCGGGGATGGTGCAAGGGATGCGCAAACGCGGAGAGCGCGTGCGCGTGTGGAATCGGACGTCGGAAAAGGCGCGGGCACTCGAGAGCGTTGGTGCCGAGGCAACGGCAACGCCGATCGAGGCGGTGCGTGGCGCGTCGCGCGTGCACATCGCGGTGAGCGACGATGCGGCGGTGGACGCGATTCTTGCGGCCATCGACACGACGCTCGATGCGAAAACCCCCATCATCGACCACACCACGGCCTCGCCGGCCGGCACCGCCGTGCGCTACGAGCGGCTCGGGGCGCGGGGCGTTCCCTTTCTGCATGCGCCCGTGTTCATGTCGCCGCAGGCCTGCCGCGAATCCAGCGGAATCATGCTCGCATCGGGGCCGCGGGCGAACTTCGAGGCGCTGGAGCCGGCGCTGCGTCCGATGACCGGGAATCTCTGGTGGATCGGCGAGCGCCCGGACCTCGCGGCGTCGTTCAAGCTGTTCGGCAACACGATGATTTTCACCATCACCGGCGGCGTGGCGGACATCCTGACCCTCGCGCGCTCGCTCGGCATTTCGGGCGAGCAGGCGTTGACGCTGTTTCAGCACCACAAGGCCGCATCGACCATCGATATTCGCGGCGCAAAGATGGCGCAAGGCAACTTCACGCCGAGCTTCGAGCTCGCCATGGCGCGCAAGGACATCCGCCTCATGTTGGAGGCCGCGGCCCAGGGCGATGCGCCGCTGACGGTGTTACCGGCGCTGGCCAAGCGCTTCGACGAGCTGATCGCACAGGGTCACGGCGGCGACGACGTGGGCGTCATCGCCCGGGATGCCGTGAAGAAGTAG
- a CDS encoding matrixin family metalloprotease has product MKKNKSDACGSAEYDRGRMQRLSAFLVSVALAGFMVTSTSRADAFCRTMTGRDPSDPTVKGNKCDTWNAAIEGSCCPYGKPLYWKNACVGFSLQKDASNQVSLNDAEQALITAFNKWTGTSCPTDGTGPSRVSIDVRYLGPVNCGTVKFNGSGPNQHVIVFRDGEWNHVDSNNTLGLTSVQYNSETGEILDADMELNTAQQTLTVRDPIPPAGYDLASIVTHEAGHFLGLAHSLDDHATMYAQYRPGSTHMRNLTPDDVSGICGAYLPSGQRGGSDPPVEAVACDPTPVGGYTLDCGGETSSGCSVSPSSFSRGGSDSPETASRSDGSTGFAVAMASFLALGLVIARRRGPGRV; this is encoded by the coding sequence TTGAAAAAAAATAAGAGCGATGCTTGCGGCTCGGCCGAGTACGATCGCGGCCGCATGCAGAGGCTTTCAGCGTTCCTGGTGAGCGTCGCGCTCGCCGGCTTCATGGTGACCTCGACCTCGCGCGCCGATGCGTTCTGCCGAACGATGACCGGGCGCGACCCCAGCGATCCGACGGTCAAAGGAAACAAGTGCGACACGTGGAACGCCGCCATCGAGGGCTCGTGCTGCCCCTATGGCAAGCCGCTCTACTGGAAGAATGCGTGCGTCGGCTTCAGCCTGCAGAAGGACGCGAGCAACCAAGTATCCCTGAACGACGCCGAGCAGGCGCTCATCACGGCCTTCAACAAGTGGACGGGCACGAGCTGCCCCACCGACGGCACCGGTCCCTCGCGCGTGAGCATCGACGTGCGCTACCTCGGCCCCGTCAATTGCGGCACCGTGAAGTTCAACGGCTCCGGACCGAATCAACACGTCATCGTCTTTCGCGACGGTGAGTGGAACCACGTCGACTCGAACAACACGTTGGGCCTCACCAGCGTGCAGTACAACTCGGAGACCGGCGAGATCCTCGATGCGGACATGGAACTCAACACCGCGCAACAAACGCTGACGGTGCGCGATCCGATTCCGCCCGCCGGTTACGATCTCGCGAGCATCGTTACGCACGAGGCGGGGCACTTTCTCGGGCTGGCGCACTCACTCGATGACCACGCCACCATGTACGCGCAGTACCGTCCTGGCTCCACGCACATGCGCAACCTCACCCCGGACGACGTGTCCGGCATCTGCGGCGCCTACCTCCCCAGCGGCCAACGCGGCGGGAGCGATCCGCCGGTGGAGGCCGTCGCCTGCGATCCCACGCCCGTGGGCGGTTACACCTTGGACTGCGGCGGTGAGACGTCCAGCGGCTGCTCCGTGTCCCCCTCCTCGTTCTCCCGCGGCGGGTCGGACTCGCCGGAGACGGCCTCACGGAGCGATGGCTCCACGGGTTTCGCGGTGGCGATGGCGTCGTTTCTGGCGCTGGGCCTCGTCATCGCGCGACGCCGAGGCCCCGGACGCGTCTAG
- the tadA gene encoding Flp pilus assembly complex ATPase component TadA, which yields MISEKGGSERKESFDKNEINVGRVQGNDLMLPKGNVSKHHARLLYRDGRFIVTDLKSTNGTYVNGRKIAQATIVREGDKIYIGDFVLRLITSEEALAADGTGGAPDGLPRNPTGNNVRPAGMPPLPGDTSMPGPGGGFPPLDAPPPPGLGASPPPPPPGLGMPPAPGMGAPPPPGLGAPPPPPGLGGGLGAPPPPPLGGSPFDALPRDNEPGAMPPPPPGLGAPPGLATAPPGPGAPPFPGAAQIPGPPPSAGGGAVAQAAAGAPAIARFPAPARLPNTLASAGAPAPAPAPLPARPPGTAPLPSTPNQGLARTPAGGGPASPAQIPLPRPSGPSSGVPSRLPPRETPAQAAKRLALVTLIDRIADATDLSALNASIFVDEQVVDRLGRTAREQASAMQSDGEIPEGLDAEMLVGDAMAELTGFGPIGTLLDDDDVSEIHCLRYDHVLAVRGGVFGASDVPLTSDEALRRIVWRLVQKSDEPPRPGESVIERRLSRGATMIALVPPASSSHALVIRKRRRLDLTLDDFVRLGGLSRAMATFLENCLQAHANVLVTGPSSLAASSFLAALTSSSPAGERICVLQEVDEFFVPNAHVTSIALSDVRARGEEAVRAAAKIHPDRVVVSQFAGHVAVSTLDAIGEGTDGVLAASVAPSLRQSVSRLVTQVTSLRPGTSLEAAREIVGEAFDIAVEVVPTADGRHRLLRLAEFAGSDAKGVVLRDIFTAADGGDGTFNATGVVPRVVAEFGNRGVKVDPNLFKRAASRG from the coding sequence GTGATCAGCGAAAAAGGAGGCTCCGAGCGTAAGGAGTCCTTCGACAAGAATGAGATCAACGTCGGCCGCGTGCAGGGCAACGATCTCATGCTCCCCAAGGGGAACGTCTCCAAGCATCATGCGCGGCTGCTTTATCGCGATGGTCGGTTCATCGTTACGGACCTGAAGAGTACGAACGGCACGTACGTCAACGGGCGCAAGATCGCCCAGGCCACCATCGTCCGCGAGGGCGACAAGATTTACATCGGCGACTTCGTCCTTCGCCTGATCACCTCCGAAGAAGCGCTCGCGGCCGATGGTACCGGCGGGGCACCCGACGGCCTTCCGCGCAACCCCACGGGCAACAACGTGCGTCCCGCGGGCATGCCGCCGCTTCCCGGCGATACGTCGATGCCGGGGCCGGGCGGTGGCTTCCCTCCGCTCGATGCGCCGCCGCCTCCCGGTCTCGGAGCTTCGCCGCCGCCTCCTCCTCCCGGTTTGGGCATGCCGCCGGCTCCGGGGATGGGCGCGCCGCCCCCTCCGGGTCTCGGAGCGCCGCCGCCGCCGCCGGGTCTCGGTGGCGGGCTGGGAGCGCCTCCGCCGCCCCCGCTCGGTGGCTCGCCGTTCGATGCGCTTCCGCGTGACAACGAGCCCGGGGCCATGCCTCCGCCGCCCCCTGGTCTTGGTGCGCCGCCTGGTTTGGCGACGGCTCCTCCGGGCCCCGGTGCGCCGCCGTTCCCGGGCGCTGCGCAGATCCCCGGGCCGCCTCCCTCGGCTGGCGGGGGAGCGGTGGCGCAAGCGGCCGCAGGTGCTCCTGCGATTGCGCGCTTCCCAGCGCCCGCGCGGCTTCCGAACACGCTGGCCTCGGCCGGTGCGCCGGCGCCAGCACCCGCGCCTCTGCCGGCACGTCCGCCGGGAACGGCGCCCCTTCCGTCGACGCCGAACCAAGGTCTCGCGCGCACGCCGGCGGGCGGTGGTCCGGCGAGCCCCGCGCAGATCCCTCTGCCGCGTCCCTCGGGCCCGTCCAGTGGAGTTCCCTCGCGGCTTCCGCCGCGTGAAACGCCGGCGCAGGCGGCCAAGCGCCTTGCGTTGGTGACGCTCATCGATCGCATCGCCGATGCGACCGATTTGAGTGCGCTCAACGCCTCCATCTTCGTCGACGAGCAGGTCGTCGATCGATTGGGCCGCACCGCGCGCGAACAAGCCAGCGCGATGCAGAGCGACGGTGAGATCCCCGAGGGGCTCGACGCCGAAATGCTCGTGGGCGATGCCATGGCCGAGCTCACCGGCTTCGGTCCCATTGGCACCTTGCTCGATGACGACGACGTCAGCGAGATTCATTGCCTACGCTACGACCACGTTCTCGCCGTGCGCGGGGGCGTCTTCGGCGCGTCGGACGTGCCGCTCACCAGCGACGAAGCGCTCCGCCGCATCGTCTGGCGCCTCGTTCAAAAGTCCGACGAGCCGCCGCGTCCCGGTGAAAGCGTCATCGAGCGCCGGCTCTCGCGCGGCGCCACCATGATTGCGCTGGTGCCGCCGGCTTCGTCGAGCCATGCGCTGGTCATCCGCAAGCGCCGCCGCCTCGACTTGACCCTCGACGACTTCGTGCGCTTGGGCGGCCTCTCGCGTGCGATGGCGACCTTCCTGGAGAACTGCCTCCAGGCCCACGCCAACGTGCTCGTGACGGGGCCCAGCAGCCTCGCGGCCTCGTCGTTCTTGGCCGCGCTCACCTCGTCGAGCCCCGCGGGCGAGCGCATCTGCGTCCTTCAAGAGGTGGACGAGTTCTTCGTTCCCAACGCGCACGTGACATCGATTGCCCTGTCCGACGTTCGCGCGCGCGGAGAGGAAGCGGTGCGCGCAGCCGCGAAGATTCATCCAGATCGCGTCGTCGTCTCGCAGTTCGCCGGGCACGTAGCCGTGTCCACGTTGGACGCGATTGGCGAAGGCACCGATGGCGTTCTCGCTGCTTCCGTGGCTCCGTCGCTTCGACAGAGCGTCTCGCGCCTCGTCACGCAGGTCACCAGCTTGCGCCCGGGCACCAGCTTGGAGGCCGCACGCGAGATCGTCGGCGAGGCCTTCGACATCGCCGTCGAGGTCGTCCCCACGGCGGACGGACGCCATCGTTTGCTGCGCCTCGCGGAGTTCGCTGGCTCCGATGCCAAGGGCGTGGTCCTTCGCGACATCTTCACCGCGGCCGATGGGGGTGATGGCACCTTCAACGCCACGGGCGTGGTCCCGCGCGTGGTGGCGGAGTTCGGCAACCGCGGCGTCAAAGTCGATCCGAATCTCTTCAAGCGCGCAGCATCCCGCGGGTAA